A portion of the Lolium rigidum isolate FL_2022 chromosome 1, APGP_CSIRO_Lrig_0.1, whole genome shotgun sequence genome contains these proteins:
- the LOC124682496 gene encoding uncharacterized protein LOC124682496 has protein sequence MPGAIAACFRCAPAAAPLASGSAAGPSLATSVYETHLGLVALSWSRTSFGLSLRAVLRLSPPPTPSSSGAVYFGEDPDEDTLAFRVRPWLLWRRRGSRRFSDGDRRVDLAWDLTRARFPTSGSPEPSSGFFVAVVVDGEMVLAAGDLPDRAYRRTRARPPPGLRSALLSRREHVVMRDTGYGRGHRTSVNVRGKEREISVDLVSRCRGKDSVGRDNDRADVGMSVSLDGERVLHVRRLRWKFRGTERVDLGDGDQVQVSWDLHKWLFPAREPPPADAAAHAHAHAVFVFRFEPGCGGEEPQAEEGRLHKNVSSRTSTSTWRDYFQRWGQKDWSGTLSKVEREKKGRGRKLAMASSSSSVSVASSAASWASSSTVMDWASPEEAEMQRGDGFSLLIYAWKS, from the coding sequence CTTCCGCTgcgcgccggcagcagcgccgctcgcgtccgggtccGCGGCGGGGCCCAGCCTGGCCACCTCCGTCTACGAGACCCATCTTGGCCTCGTCGCGCTCTCCTGGTCGCGCACCTCCTTCGGCCTCTCGCTCCGCGCCGTCCTCCGcctgtcgccgccgccgaccccaTCATCCTCCGGCGCCGTATACTTCGGCGAGGACCCAGACGAAGACACGCTCGCCTTCCGCGTCCGCCCCTGGCTGCTCTGGCGGCGCCGCGGGTCCAGGCGGTTCAGCGACGGCGACCGCCGCGTCGACCTGGCGTGGGACCTCACGCGCGCTCGCTTCCCGACCTCCGGGTCCCCGGAGCCATCCTCGGGGTTTTTCGTCGCCGTCGTAGTCGACGGCGAGATGGTCCTGGCCGCCGGGGATTTGCCCGACAGGGCTTACCGCAGGACCCGGGCCCGCCCCCCGCCTGGCCTGCGCTCTGCGCTGCTGTCCCGGCGCGAGCACGTGGTCATGCGGGACACCGGCTACGGCCGCGGCCACAGAACCTCCGTGAACGTCCGGGGCAAGGAGCGGGAGATCTCCGTGGATCTGGTGTCCCGCTGCCGCGGCAAGGACAGCGTCGGCCGGGACAACGATAGGGCGGACGTCGGCATGTCCGTCTCCCTCGACGGCGAGCGCGTGCTCCACGTCCGACGACTTCGCTGGAAGTTCCGTGGCACGGAGCGAGTCGACCTGGGCGACGGCGACCAGGTCCAGGTCTCCTGGGACCTCCACAAGTGGCTCTTCCCCGCGCGTGAACCGCCACCCGCGGACGCCGCCGCGCATGCGCACGCGCACGCGGTGTTCGTCTTCCGTTTCGAGcccggctgcggcggcgaggagcccCAAGCCGAGGAGGGCCGGCTCCACAAGAATGTGTCGTCGAGGACAAGCACGAGCACTTGGAGAGACTACTTTCAGCGGTGGGGGCAAAAGGACTGGAGCGGGACCCTCAGCAAGGtagagagggagaagaaggggaGAGGGCGGAAGCTGGccatggcgagctcctcgtcgtcgGTGTCCGTGGCGTCGTCAGCGGCGTCCTGGGCAAGCAGCTCGACGGTGATGGACTGGGCTAGCCCCGAGGAGGCCGAGATGCAGCGGGGCGACGGCTTCTCGCTGCTCATCTACGCATGGAAGAGCTAG